In Vicugna pacos chromosome 10, VicPac4, whole genome shotgun sequence, the following proteins share a genomic window:
- the LOC102532147 gene encoding bone marrow proteoglycan, translated as MKLLLLLALLFGTVSAFHLRTEMSNVESPLGDDTLPQVGEMPEHEAKEAPLEELMLLEKEEEKGSGSEDAPREEGTVESISALEEVGKDFQCPKEEDTVKLEGISGCKTCRFLLLTCQRCYHGRLISIHDFGLNNQIQCQAGGVNGGQVWIGGQVTGYISGVPVLSGEHLLTPASAQLAADLSVFPVSDPLKNWG; from the exons ATGAAACTCCTGCTACTTCTGGCTCTTCTCTTTGGGACAGTTTCGGCATTTCATCTGA GGACTGAAATGTCCAACGTTGAGAGCCCCTTGGGAGATGACACCCTGCCTCAGGTTGGGGAGATGCCAGAACATGAGGCAAAGGAGGCCCCTTTGGAGGAGCTGATGCTgctggagaaagaggaagagaagggctCTGGAAGTGAAGATGCCCCAAGGGAAGAGGGGACTGTTGAGTCCATCTCAGCCTTGGAGGAGGTGGGCAAGGACTTTCAGTGCCCCAAGGAAGAAGACACAGTAAAACTGGAGGGCATCTCTGGGTGCAAAACCTGTCGCTTCCTCCTG CTTACTTGCCAGAGATGCTACCATGGAAGACTCATCTCCATCCATGACTTCGGACTTAATAACCAGATCCAGTGCCAAGCTGGAGGGGTCAATGGGGGCCAAGTCTGGATTGGAGGCCAGGTCACAGGTTATATAAGTGGGGTCCCAGTTCTAAGTGGGGAGCACCTCCTGACCCCAGCCAGTGCTCAGCTTGCTGCAGACTTGTCTGTGTTTCCCGTCTCTGATCCCCTGAAGAACTGGGGATAG